The genomic interval TGGACCCCGGCCGACGATTGGGCGGTCAACTACGGCGTGTCCTGGATCCATGCCACGCGCAAGGGCCACAACTACCAGTGGCCGGATACCGCCAAGGAGATCGGCGTGGACTTCGACAACAGCTACAGCAAGCTGCTGCCGGCCTTCGGCATCAAGTACGCCCCCGACAGCCGCAACCAGTTCTATTACGGCGTGGCCAAGACCTTCCGCGTGCCGGCGACCAACTCGATCTCGGTGAACCTGTCGGCCGCGCAGGAGATTCCGGAGCCCGAATCGGCGTGGACCAACGACCTGGGCTGGCGCTACTACGGCGACCGCTTCTCGCTGTCGACCATGCTGTATCAGAGCAACTACAGCAACAAGCAGATGTCCAGCTACGACCAGGCCACGGCGCTGACCACCTACATCTCGATCGGCAAGGTACGCATGCGCGGTTTCAACGGCGAAGCCAGCTACAACATCACCGACAATCTCAAGCTGTACGGCTCCTACACCTACACCCAGGCCAAGATCCTGAGCGACACCTTGGCGGTGGGCACCTCCAAGGGCACCTACGACTATGCGGTGGGCGGCAAGCAGTTGGCCAATACGCCGAAGAACCTGGCCAACCTGCGCCTGAGCTACAGCATCGGCGATTTCTGGGTCGCGGTGAAGGGCCGTTACTCCGGCTCGCGTTACGGCGACTACATGAACACCGAACGGGTGGGGGGCTATACCACCTTCGGCGCCGATGCCGGTTACGCGTTCGCCGACTGGGGCTGGCTGAAGAAGCCGTCGATCAAGCTCAATCTCTACAACCTGACCGACAAACAGGCGGTCACCTGGGCCAGCACCACGCAGGTGTTGGCGGCCTCCGGCGCCAGCGAGTATCCGGATGTGGTGTCCACCGGCACCCCGTATTACTCCGTGCTGGAGCCGCGCGCGTTCGCGGTCACTTTTGGCGGTTCGTTCTGAGGAACCATCGCGCCCCGCAGCAGGGCTGAAAAAAAGCAAAGCAGCGCAAACGGCCGGGGCCTAGCCCCGGCCGTTTGCGTTTATGCGGGTCTTGCTCCGGCGCCTGGCCGTGCCGCGCGCGCTGCAGGCTGTTCGCAGTGTGCGGATATCTGCATCGGATTCTTTGGGGCCGCTGCCCATGGCTGGCCCTGGCAAGTCGTTTCCGGGTGGGCCGGCTGCTTGGAGGGGGCGGCCGGCACCACGCGGCATGCCCGAGAGGAAGCTGCCGCTGTGTTCGTCGCGGAGCGGGGTGTGCGGGCGTGTGAGCCCCGGCCGCCAGTCCGGGCCAGACGAACTATGGGGCGCTGTGCACCACCGCTCGGGTGTCCGCTAAGGGAGGTCGGGTCGCCTTGTCCTTGGCATGTCGAGCCGACGATTGCGGGTGAATGCTCCGCGCCGGCCGCTACCGGCCAAGCCATCCAGCAGCTGGACTACCTGCACCTCGCGATGCGGCCTCGAAGCGTGTGCGATGGCGTCATTCGGTGTCCTGCGCCGACATGGGAACTGCAATCCATGTCGTGTCGTGTCCGTTTATGCCAGTTTGTCACGTTTCGGCAACAAATCGGCCCTATGGTGTTAAACTCACGTTAACCCTTGCGGGGGATCCAGCAAGGGGGCACGAACCACATTCCGCTGCCGTGCGCCCACCAGCGCGGCGAGCTATGCGCATTTCGTCAAACTCCATCGAGGCTATTGCAATGACTCAACCCCGCCGTCTCCGGATGTCCAAGCTCACCCTTGGCCTCGTTGCTGCGCTCGCCGCCGCCCCCGTGTTCGCCCAGAGCACCTCCGCCGGCGTCGGCGGCCTGGTCACCCACGATGGTCAGCCTGTCGCAGGCGCCGACGTGACCATCACCCACGTCGAGTCGGGAACGGTCAGCCGCGCCACCACGGACGCCAGCGGCCGCTACAACGCGCGCGGCCTGCGCGTCGGCGGCCCGTACACCATCACCATCACCAAGCCCGGCGAAGGCACCAAGACCGAAGACGGCGTGTACCTGGGCGTCAACCAGACCGCCAGCGTCAATGCGGCGCTGACCGGCGACCTGACCACCCTGGAGACGGTGAACGCGGTCGCCGTGGCCGGCGGTTCGGAAGTGTTCCGCGCCACCAACACCGGCTCGGGCACCCAGATCAGCCAGGAAACGATCACCGCGCTGCCGTCGATCAACGGCAACATCCAGGATTACATGCGCCTGGATCCGCGCGTGGCCTTCGTCGATCGCGCCTCGGGCTCCATCTCCGCCGGTGGCCTGAACCCGCGCTACAACTCGATCAACATCGACGGCGTGGCCGCGAGCGACACCTTCGGCCTGGAAGGCAACAATATGGCGACCCGTCGCCAGCCGGTGTCGATGGAAGCCATCGAAGCCCTCGACATCAACCTGTCGAACTACGACGTCAGCATCGCCAGCGCCGCCGGCGCCACCGTCAATGCCGTGACCAAGTCCGGTACCAACGAATTCCACGGCTCGGTGTACGGCAGCTATCGCGACGGCGACTGGTTCGGCGACAACCCGGACGGCACCCCGTTCAACGGCTTCACCAAGGAGAAGACCTACGGCATGACCCTGGGTGGTCCGGTCATCAAGGACAAGCTGTTCTTCTTCGCCAACTACGAGAAGTTCGAGCAGGGCGCTCCGGGCGCCGACCTGGCCAGCACCGCGTACGGCAAGGCCAATGCGGTCATCAACGACGCCTACATCGCCCGTGCCCAGCAGATCGCCCAGAACTACGGCATCGATGCCGGCTCGCTGAACAGCAACGGCAACACAGACCTCGAAGAGTACGCGCTGAAGCTGGACTGGAACATCAACGACCAGCACCGCGCCAGCCTCCGCTACAGCAAACTCGACCAGAGCAAGCTGCGCATCAACGGCATGACCAGTAGCTCGGTTTCGCTGAGCTCGTACTGGTATCAGCACGACAAGTCGATCGAGAGCTACGTCGGCCAGCTGTTCTCCGACTGGAGCGACAACTTCTCGACCGAGTTCAAGGCGTCCTACCGCGATTACTCGGCCATCCGCAACACCCCGACCACCGCGCCGAGCATCCAGATCCAGCAGGGCAACGACTCGCTGTATCTGGGTACCGAGCTGAGCTCGCAGAACAACATCCTCACGACCAAGACCTGGAACTACTACGGTGCCGGTACCTGGACGCTGGGCGACCACGACCTGAAGTTCGGTGTGGACTACAGCACCAACGAGATCTACAACTACTTCGCCCAGAACGGTTGGGGCGCCTATATCTTCCAGGGCCTGGACAACTTCGCCGCCGGCACCTGGTCCAGCTACCGCCTGGCTGCCGAGACCTCGCCTGGCTCGATCCCGGCCGATTACAAGTACAACAGCCTGGGCCTGTTCGTGCAGGACACGTGGTACGTCAACAGCAACCTGACCCTGACCCTGGGCCTGCGTGGCGACCGTCCGGACACCACCCCGTCGCCGACCTACAACGCCGCGGCGTCGAACACCTTTGGTTACAACAACAGCAAGCTCTTCGACGGCGACTTCCTGATCCAGCCGCGTTTCGGCTTCAACTACACCTTCGACAGCGAGCGCCCGATGCAGCTGCGCGGTGGCGTGGGCCTGTTCCAGGGCGACTCCCCGCAGGTGTGGATCGGCAACAGCTACTCCAACACCGGCCTGAACTACACTTCGTACAACCAGGCCAACTACAACGCCGCCGTGCCGTTCTCGCCGGATGGCCTGAACCAGCCGATCCCGACCGTGGCGGGTTCGCGCCTGCAGAACGTCAACTTCGTCGGCAACGACTTCAAGCAGCCCTCGCTGTGGAAGGCGAACCTGGCGATCGACAGCGAACTGCCGTGGTACGGCATCGTCGCGTCGGCCGAGCTGCTGGTGACCAAGGTCAAGGACGGCCTGTACTATCAGTCGCTGAACCTGGGGCCGGGCTACACCGGTCCGGACGGCCGCACCCTGTACTGGACCCCGGGCAAGGTCAGCTGGACCGCGTCGGAAACCGGCAGCAACTCGGCCGCCAGCCGCTCCGGTCGTTACAACAGCTACGACTCCGTCTACCTGATCGACAACACCGACAAGGGCAAGACCTCGCAGTTCACCGTGTCGTTGACCAAGCCGTTCAGCGAGAACAGCGACTGGTCCTGGACCCTGGGCTACACCTACACGCACGCGACCGAAGTCGGCCCGCTGACCAGTTCCACCGCCAGTTCGGGCTGGGCGTACCAGTATGCCTTCGACGTGAACTCGAACACCGAAACCACCTCGCGCTACGAGATCAAGGATCGCATCAGCGGTTCGCTGGACTGGAAGCACAAGTTCTTCGGTGACTACGAAACCCGCATCGGCCTGGTCTACGAAGGCCGCAGCGGCCGTCCGTTCAGCTACGTCTTCGCCAACGACTTCAATGGCGACGGCCGTACCTACAACGACCTGTTCTATGTGCCCAACGGCGACGTGCTGTTCGGCAGCGTGAGCAGCGCCGGCCGCTTCACCCCGGATGCCGCGATGGCCGCCAACTTCAATGCGTGGCTCGCCGCGCATCCGGAACTGGCGAAGTACGCGGGCAGCTACGCTCCGGCCAACGGCTTCCGCTCCGGCTTCGTCAACACTTTCGACGTGCGCATCAGCCAGGAGCTCCCGGGCTTCTACAAGGGTCACAAGTCGCAGATCTGGCTGGACATCCAGAACGTGGGCAACCTGATCAACAAGGATTGGGGCCACATCGTGGACTACGGCTTCTACGCCGACGCCTCGGTGGCACGCCTGGCCGGCATCTACAACGGCCAGTACGTGTACAACTTCACCGGTGCCAGCCAGCCGACCGCCGCCAACTCGGACGCCGACGGCTTCAACGTCGGTGTGTCGCAGTGGTCGCTGCAGGTGGGCTTCCGCTACCAGTTCTGATCGCTGGCATATCGCTGGAACAAGAGACGGCCGGGGCAACCCGGCCGTTTTCTTTTGCGGGGGCTGACGCTAAAGTCGCCGCTGACGACAACGACAAGAATTCCGATATGACGACGAGCAATACGGCGGCGCGGGCGCTGCCGGTAGTGGATGCGCGGATCTACCCGCGCGGCGGCCTGGACATCCTCTCGCGTGCCGAAGTGGCGCGCCTGCGCGACGCCTCCAGCGGTGGCCTGCACGAACTGCTGCGGCGCTGCGCGCTGGCGGTGCTGACCAGCGGCAGCGCCTCCGACGACCCGCGCGCCGCGCGCGACCTGTACCCGGACTTCGACATCCAGGTCGCCCAGCGCGACCGCGGCGTGCGCATCGACCTGCTCAACGCGCCGGCGATGGCCTTCGTGGACGGGGAGATCATCAACGGCGTGGCCGAACTGCTGTTCGCCGTGATCCGCGATCTGGCCTACATGGCCATCGAACTCGGCCCGGACTCCGCCGCCGATCTCCAAACCAGCGAGGGCATCACCAGCGCCGTGTTCGGACAGCT from Xanthomonas sp. DAR 34887 carries:
- a CDS encoding TonB-dependent receptor, with amino-acid sequence MSKLTLGLVAALAAAPVFAQSTSAGVGGLVTHDGQPVAGADVTITHVESGTVSRATTDASGRYNARGLRVGGPYTITITKPGEGTKTEDGVYLGVNQTASVNAALTGDLTTLETVNAVAVAGGSEVFRATNTGSGTQISQETITALPSINGNIQDYMRLDPRVAFVDRASGSISAGGLNPRYNSINIDGVAASDTFGLEGNNMATRRQPVSMEAIEALDINLSNYDVSIASAAGATVNAVTKSGTNEFHGSVYGSYRDGDWFGDNPDGTPFNGFTKEKTYGMTLGGPVIKDKLFFFANYEKFEQGAPGADLASTAYGKANAVINDAYIARAQQIAQNYGIDAGSLNSNGNTDLEEYALKLDWNINDQHRASLRYSKLDQSKLRINGMTSSSVSLSSYWYQHDKSIESYVGQLFSDWSDNFSTEFKASYRDYSAIRNTPTTAPSIQIQQGNDSLYLGTELSSQNNILTTKTWNYYGAGTWTLGDHDLKFGVDYSTNEIYNYFAQNGWGAYIFQGLDNFAAGTWSSYRLAAETSPGSIPADYKYNSLGLFVQDTWYVNSNLTLTLGLRGDRPDTTPSPTYNAAASNTFGYNNSKLFDGDFLIQPRFGFNYTFDSERPMQLRGGVGLFQGDSPQVWIGNSYSNTGLNYTSYNQANYNAAVPFSPDGLNQPIPTVAGSRLQNVNFVGNDFKQPSLWKANLAIDSELPWYGIVASAELLVTKVKDGLYYQSLNLGPGYTGPDGRTLYWTPGKVSWTASETGSNSAASRSGRYNSYDSVYLIDNTDKGKTSQFTVSLTKPFSENSDWSWTLGYTYTHATEVGPLTSSTASSGWAYQYAFDVNSNTETTSRYEIKDRISGSLDWKHKFFGDYETRIGLVYEGRSGRPFSYVFANDFNGDGRTYNDLFYVPNGDVLFGSVSSAGRFTPDAAMAANFNAWLAAHPELAKYAGSYAPANGFRSGFVNTFDVRISQELPGFYKGHKSQIWLDIQNVGNLINKDWGHIVDYGFYADASVARLAGIYNGQYVYNFTGASQPTAANSDADGFNVGVSQWSLQVGFRYQF